In a single window of the Acidobacteriota bacterium genome:
- the nuoL gene encoding NADH-quinone oxidoreductase subunit L has protein sequence MIEYFWLALVPPLAGFLFNGLAGKRLPDRIVSGAGCAATGASFLFLLAVFAEFIRLPAEEQQIVHRLFTWIQAGTFTAECSFLLDPLSMVMLLVITGVGFLIHVYSTAYMEGETGLYRYFSYLNLFVFMMSLLVMAGNYLLLFVGWEGVGLCSYLLIGYYIERKSAGDAAKKAFVVNRVGDACFLLGVFLIFKTFGTLEFGSLFETVSRTHPQPESGFTVLAAITLLLFLGATGKSAQIPLQVWLPDAMEGPTPVSALIHAATMVTAGVYLVVRSAALYSRAPDVLLLVAVVGVLTALLAALTALVQRDIKKVLAYSTISQLGYMFMALGVGAFSTGIFHLFTHAFFKALLFLGAGSVLLRLHHELDLFRMGGLKNSLRVTCWTMWVGTAALAGIFPLSGFFSKDEILWRALDSPLGHPVFWVAGLVVAGLTAFYMCRLMFLAFYGSPAHGHEESGAEAGTAVTTPLTILAGAAAVAGFAGLPAYLGDHRLDQFLAPVFRHSYDHGVSGSHASHSMELLAGGAALAISLFGAGLAYRLYARDRSLPRRLADRFPALHGTLLRQFRIDEAYSLFVVGGLKALSRRVLWRIVDVGVVDGAVNGTASLFRRWSGVATRMQSGNTRTYAAWIVTGAALVFLYLFSVIG, from the coding sequence ATGATCGAGTATTTCTGGCTGGCCCTGGTCCCTCCCCTCGCCGGTTTCCTGTTCAACGGCCTGGCGGGGAAACGGCTGCCGGATCGCATCGTCTCCGGCGCCGGCTGCGCGGCCACCGGAGCCAGCTTTCTGTTTCTGCTGGCCGTCTTCGCCGAGTTCATCCGGCTGCCGGCCGAGGAGCAGCAGATCGTCCACCGCCTCTTCACCTGGATTCAGGCGGGGACCTTCACCGCCGAGTGCAGCTTCCTGCTGGACCCTCTCTCCATGGTCATGCTCCTGGTCATCACGGGGGTCGGATTCCTGATTCACGTCTACTCCACCGCCTACATGGAGGGCGAGACGGGTCTGTACCGCTATTTCTCCTATCTGAACCTCTTCGTCTTCATGATGTCCCTGCTGGTGATGGCGGGAAACTACCTGCTGCTGTTCGTGGGATGGGAAGGGGTGGGCCTCTGCTCCTATCTCCTGATCGGCTACTACATCGAGCGGAAGAGCGCCGGCGATGCGGCCAAGAAGGCCTTCGTGGTGAATCGGGTGGGAGACGCCTGTTTTCTCCTGGGCGTCTTTCTCATCTTCAAGACCTTCGGGACCCTGGAGTTCGGCTCCCTCTTCGAAACCGTGAGCCGGACCCATCCCCAGCCCGAGAGCGGCTTCACCGTCCTGGCGGCAATCACTCTGCTTCTGTTCCTGGGGGCGACGGGCAAGAGCGCCCAGATCCCGCTTCAGGTCTGGCTGCCAGACGCCATGGAGGGACCCACTCCGGTGAGCGCCCTGATCCACGCCGCCACCATGGTGACCGCGGGCGTCTACCTGGTGGTGCGGTCGGCCGCACTCTACAGCCGGGCCCCCGACGTGCTCCTGCTGGTAGCCGTCGTCGGAGTCTTGACGGCCCTCCTGGCGGCCCTCACGGCGCTGGTCCAACGGGACATCAAGAAGGTCCTGGCCTACTCCACCATCAGCCAGCTGGGCTACATGTTCATGGCGCTGGGAGTGGGCGCTTTCAGCACCGGGATTTTCCACCTGTTCACCCACGCCTTCTTCAAAGCCCTGCTCTTCCTGGGGGCGGGGAGCGTCCTGCTGAGGCTTCACCACGAACTGGACCTGTTCCGCATGGGGGGTCTGAAGAACTCCCTGAGAGTGACCTGTTGGACCATGTGGGTGGGGACCGCGGCCCTGGCCGGAATTTTCCCCCTGTCCGGGTTCTTCTCCAAGGACGAGATCCTGTGGAGAGCCCTCGACAGTCCCCTGGGGCATCCGGTCTTCTGGGTGGCGGGCCTGGTGGTGGCCGGCCTCACCGCCTTCTACATGTGCCGGCTCATGTTCCTGGCCTTCTACGGATCGCCCGCGCACGGCCACGAGGAATCCGGCGCGGAAGCGGGAACCGCCGTCACCACGCCCCTGACCATACTGGCCGGGGCGGCGGCGGTCGCCGGATTCGCCGGTCTGCCGGCTTACCTGGGCGACCACCGGTTGGATCAGTTCCTGGCGCCCGTGTTCCGGCACTCCTACGACCACGGCGTCTCCGGGAGCCACGCCTCCCACAGCATGGAGTTGTTGGCGGGTGGCGCGGCCCTGGCCATCAGCCTGTTTGGCGCCGGCCTGGCCTACCGGCTCTACGCCCGGGACCGGTCTCTCCCCCGGCGGTTGGCCGACCGGTTTCCGGCGCTCCACGGCACGCTCCTGCGGCAGTTCCGGATCGACGAGGCCTATTCCCTTTTCGTGGTCGGCGGTCTCAAGGCGCTGTCCCGCCGGGTGCTGTGGAGAATCGTCGACGTGGGCGTCGTGGACGGGGCGGTCAACGGCACCGCCTCCCTGTTTCGGCGATGGAGCGGCGTTGCGACGCGGATGCAGAGTGGGAACACCCGCACCTACGCGGCGTGGATCGTGACCGGGGCCGCATTGGTCTTCCTGTATCTCTTTAGCGTGATCGGCTGA
- a CDS encoding NADH-quinone oxidoreductase subunit J, producing MEQIVFYVFAAVAVGSALLVVLQQRAVYSAFSLIVCFGALAVLYFQLGAALVAALQVIVYAGAIMVLFLFVIMLLDPQSERFGPDRFKKTALAALPAAAFLGFVLLRVFPAWSPRGSGDPLGSGEGPKRIAHILFQDYLLPFEVTSILILVAILGAVVLVKHRPD from the coding sequence GTGGAGCAGATCGTCTTTTACGTCTTCGCAGCCGTAGCCGTCGGCTCGGCCCTTCTCGTCGTGCTCCAGCAGCGCGCCGTCTACAGCGCCTTCTCCCTGATCGTCTGCTTCGGCGCTCTGGCCGTTCTCTATTTTCAGTTGGGAGCCGCCCTCGTCGCCGCGCTGCAGGTCATCGTTTACGCCGGGGCCATCATGGTCCTGTTCCTGTTCGTGATCATGCTGCTGGATCCGCAGTCCGAGAGGTTCGGGCCCGACCGGTTCAAGAAAACGGCCTTGGCCGCGTTGCCTGCGGCCGCCTTTCTGGGGTTTGTCCTGCTGCGCGTCTTCCCGGCGTGGAGCCCCCGGGGATCAGGCGACCCGCTCGGCTCGGGCGAAGGTCCGAAACGAATCGCCCATATTCTCTTCCAGGACTACCTGCTCCCCTTCGAGGTCACCTCCATCCTGATCCTGGTGGCCATTCTGGGCGCCGTCGTCCTGGTCAAGCATCGTCCCGATTGA
- a CDS encoding alkaline phosphatase family protein: MTWNRVGLVLMVLLGAFCTPAPRQPGFKVVVLGFDGVDPDLVDQWIEELPTIRRLGEQGTLSTLGTTNPPESPVAWASFATGLNPGRHGIFDFLRRDPATYMPDIGLVKVEKPRFLFKTIPIRGARVTNNRKGVPYWEQLDRGGIVTANLRLPLEFPPRSLDHGTTLSGLGVPDVRGTWGTYFYLSTDVSRWDLQDTEFGGRVIRLEGEDGRFQALIDGPADPREEELVRLTIPLSVELDPQSTALTIRLQDQEEEVDEGQWSDWFRFVFSAGPLVKIRGISRFYVLETFPEVRLYLMPISLDPAGPVLPLSTPAGYSGDLASWLAPFKTLGWIHETWGLNEEQIDEQVFLEDLFRNMNHLERLLMHELDRGEASLYTAVFTATDSAAHMFYRFIDPQHPRYDAKGAQAYGRAVLNVYRKMDSIVSQVVERLDPQDLLLVVSDHGFHSWRKEFNTNTWLLENGFLVLKGVRADTDLKRLEQVYRGGSFFPNVDWSRTQAYALGLGHIYVNLKGREGQGIVDPGRDYMDLVRDISREILEYRDPETGEAVVQNAYFREDIYSGDEIEHAGDIQLSFRSGYRTSWQTALGAVPEHVLVANLRKWSGDHCASDFSDTEGFAVSNRKILSENLHIMDVAPTLYRLFQVEDPGPLDGRAWAFESP; the protein is encoded by the coding sequence ATGACCTGGAATCGGGTGGGACTCGTTCTGATGGTCCTTCTGGGCGCATTCTGTACACCCGCCCCCAGGCAACCCGGCTTCAAGGTCGTGGTCCTGGGCTTCGACGGCGTGGACCCCGATCTGGTGGATCAATGGATCGAAGAGCTTCCCACCATCCGCCGCCTGGGGGAGCAGGGGACCCTGTCGACCCTGGGCACCACCAACCCTCCCGAGTCCCCCGTGGCTTGGGCCAGCTTCGCCACCGGACTCAATCCGGGCCGGCACGGAATCTTCGACTTCCTCCGCCGGGACCCCGCCACCTACATGCCCGACATCGGCCTCGTGAAGGTGGAAAAGCCCCGCTTTCTGTTCAAGACCATCCCCATCCGGGGAGCGCGGGTGACCAACAACCGCAAGGGCGTTCCCTACTGGGAGCAATTGGACCGGGGCGGCATCGTCACCGCCAATCTGCGGCTTCCCCTGGAGTTTCCGCCCCGGTCCCTCGACCACGGGACCACTCTGTCGGGGCTCGGCGTGCCCGATGTCCGGGGGACGTGGGGGACCTACTTCTACCTCTCCACCGACGTGAGCCGCTGGGATCTGCAGGATACCGAGTTCGGCGGCCGGGTGATTCGGCTGGAGGGAGAGGACGGACGTTTTCAGGCGCTGATCGACGGACCCGCCGACCCCAGAGAGGAGGAACTGGTCCGGCTGACGATTCCGCTGTCGGTGGAGTTGGACCCGCAGTCGACTGCCCTGACGATCAGGCTCCAGGATCAGGAAGAGGAGGTCGACGAGGGGCAGTGGAGCGACTGGTTCCGTTTCGTCTTTTCTGCGGGACCTCTGGTCAAGATCCGGGGCATCAGCCGTTTCTATGTCCTGGAGACGTTCCCCGAAGTGAGGCTCTACCTGATGCCCATCAGTCTCGATCCGGCCGGTCCCGTTCTGCCCCTCTCGACTCCGGCCGGTTACTCGGGTGACCTCGCCTCCTGGCTCGCCCCGTTCAAGACCCTGGGTTGGATCCATGAGACCTGGGGCCTCAACGAAGAGCAGATCGACGAGCAGGTCTTTCTTGAGGACCTCTTCCGCAACATGAACCATCTGGAGCGGCTCCTGATGCACGAGCTGGACCGGGGTGAAGCCTCCCTGTACACGGCCGTCTTCACGGCCACCGACAGCGCCGCACACATGTTCTACCGCTTCATCGATCCCCAACATCCCCGTTACGACGCGAAGGGAGCTCAGGCCTACGGCAGAGCCGTGTTGAACGTCTACCGGAAGATGGACTCTATCGTCTCCCAGGTCGTGGAGCGCCTGGACCCCCAGGATCTGCTGCTGGTGGTTTCCGATCATGGGTTTCATTCCTGGCGCAAGGAATTCAACACCAACACCTGGCTTTTGGAGAATGGGTTCCTGGTTCTCAAAGGCGTCCGGGCCGACACCGATCTGAAGCGGCTGGAGCAGGTCTATCGCGGCGGGAGCTTCTTCCCCAACGTCGACTGGAGCAGGACCCAAGCGTATGCCCTGGGCCTGGGCCATATCTACGTGAACCTGAAGGGGCGGGAGGGTCAGGGCATCGTCGATCCCGGCCGCGACTACATGGATCTGGTCCGGGACATTTCTCGGGAAATTCTCGAGTATCGAGACCCGGAAACCGGAGAAGCGGTGGTGCAGAACGCATATTTCAGGGAAGACATCTACTCCGGCGATGAAATCGAGCATGCCGGGGATATCCAACTCAGCTTCCGATCCGGTTACCGGACTTCGTGGCAGACGGCCCTGGGCGCCGTGCCGGAGCACGTCCTCGTCGCCAACCTCAGGAAATGGAGCGGTGACCACTGCGCCTCCGATTTTTCGGACACCGAGGGCTTCGCCGTCTCCAATCGCAAGATACTTTCGGAGAATCTGCACATCATGGACGTGGCGCCGACGCTGTACCGGTTGTTTCAGGTCGAGGATCCCGGACCCCTGGACGGCCGGGCCTGGGCGTTCGAATCGCCATGA
- the nuoK gene encoding NADH-quinone oxidoreductase subunit NuoK, with protein sequence MVPASHYLALGAVLFVIGVAGFVVRRNVITMFMSVELMLNAVNLTFLAYARTLNQVDAHIFVFFVMTVAAAEAAVGLALILGLDRHSQTLDIDSVNKLQG encoded by the coding sequence ATGGTCCCTGCCTCTCACTACCTGGCGCTGGGCGCGGTTCTCTTCGTCATCGGCGTCGCCGGCTTCGTTGTCAGACGCAACGTCATCACCATGTTCATGTCGGTGGAACTGATGCTCAATGCCGTCAACCTGACGTTTCTGGCCTACGCGCGGACGTTGAACCAGGTGGACGCCCACATCTTCGTCTTCTTCGTCATGACCGTAGCCGCGGCGGAGGCGGCGGTGGGTCTGGCGCTGATCCTGGGTCTCGACCGGCATTCCCAGACCCTTGACATCGACTCCGTCAACAAGCTGCAGGGCTGA